DNA sequence from the Candidatus Zixiibacteriota bacterium genome:
GCACCTTCCACTGGTCGATTAACGATCTCCAGAAATTATTCCCCGTGCCGAGAAGACTATCGGCGTACGAGAACAATTCCTTCTGCACGAGTGATTTGCGGAAACCGGGTTCTTTCTCCAGACTCTCCAGATGCCCCACCCAGCGGCCGGCCGGCCCGCTCCGGAACCCAAACATCGGGGGCGTATTGAGATAATTCTCGGTCTCCTTTCGATTCTGGATCAAGCGGCTTCTGGTTCTTTCGTTGAATGCTTTTAAACTATCTGAACCGTCGGCGAAATTGTATACCCTTTCTATCTCGCCGACAATAATATTCCGGACACTATCGAGCATCTTTTCGGTGACATAAGCGTTGTCGATGCCGGAAATACCGAAATAGACGGGATGCCCAAGATCGGAACTTATCCCGCCGTAGATAGAATTTCCGCCGAGATTGATCCGCCTTGTCTGCGAGTTGATAAAATAGTCATACAGGTTCGAAGTTGCACCGCCGGCAAATGCCTCCATGAATAGATTTCCCAGAAATTCCTCGCGGTTGTTTATTTCGAGAGCGGCCGGCCAGGAGAATGACATGTATCCGGGGTCCTGACCTATGTCGCCGGGGTAATCAACCACTCTAATTTCACCCGGCTGCGCGGTCGGCTGGGGCGGGGGAAGATTATATTTCCCGATACCAACGTATGCATTCGAATCGGGAAAACTCTGGCAGGCACCCAGAATTTCATCCATTTTCTGCAGGAACGGGTGCAGGGCAATATTGTCGGGGATAGACACAATCACCCCCATGTTGCCCAGGTGATAATCGGCTTTATGGAATCTATTGAGATCCTCCGCTGTCTGCGTTCTGATCGCCGCCGGGTCGCCGCCGGAGATATTGGCCAGAGGATGATTGGGGCCATAGAGCATCTCATCCATCACGCGATAGGAATAGTACCACGGCTTTTCGAATGAGCTGACCATCTCGGTATAAACCGTCCCCTTCTCATCCAGTTTCAACCGGCCGGTCTTGGGGTCACTGTCAACGCCGATATGGCAAACCTCGCGGCGAACCTCCTCATCGGTGAAATCGGGCTGCACCAGTGCTTTCAGTGCCTCCTCGAAAATAGTATAGAAAGTCTTCTCGCCGGCAATGGTGTTGAAATGATAGCAGGTTCGCAACTGGCCGGTATAGGCGGTGCTGCTGCTGAGTGTCATTCCCTCAAGAGAAGCGACATACCGTCCGCGGTTCCCCTTACCGAGAAGAACATGCTCGCAGGTATGTGGCTCGCCCTTGTCCGATTCCGGAACACTCTTGACCCAGAAAAAGGCCTGGGGGACCGACTGAATTTGCAGCAAGTCCATGATAAGACCATACCGGTCGGAAATGAATCGCGCCCCCATCGGCTTGTCGGCGGCGTTGTCATACAGATTCAACACCGTAAAGCCGTTTACTTTCTCTCCCTGTTTCAGTTTCTCGAACGCATTTTCCGCCTGGACAACCATTCCCAGGGCCAGTATCATTAGAATAGTTACGCCGATAAAAATATGTCTCCTTTTCATGGCCGGTGACATCCTTTCATAGAAAAGTTCATCCAAATAATCTTTCTATATAATGCTATATTTACGGCAAATCAACCGTTTTGATTCATTTTATACTCAGAACGAAAATACTACTCCCGAAAGCTAATCCTTTTTCAAATCGACCAGAGTCGCCCCCCAGGAGGAGGAACTCTGGGAATCGAGGCGGTACCGCAGTACTGCCGGATGTTTATCCAGAATTGAATGGACAATTGTCCGCAGGACTCCCTGCCCTTTGCCGTGTATTATGCGCATGTGCATGATACCTTTTTCCAGGCAGGCATCGATATAATCCGGGATCAATTGCTTGACATCTTTCGGGTCAAACGTGTGCAGGTCGAGAACGCCGTCAATCGGCAGCTCGATATAATCGGGGTTATCTTCGGTCATCAAATATAATCTATGGTAAGAAAGAGAATGCCGCAAGAGGGGCGCAATCCAACTTTATGGCACGGGGATTCGCCATAAAGAAATAACGCCAAAAGAAATTTAAAAGAGAATCTGAATGGAGAAAACGATTTAGAGCAGATTAGACAGCAGCTTTTCGATATCGGACATCATGAACGGCTTGTTAAGGAAACCATCGGCCTTCGACTTGACAATGTCCGAACCAACCTCATCCACCGAATAGCCCGAGATCAGCACTACCGGAAGTTTCGGATTGCGCTCTTTGATATTCTGGAGCAGCTCCAGCCCGGACATCCGCGGCATTCTCATGTCGGTAATCACCATGGCGATATCATTGTTTTCGATTCGGGATAAAGCTTCATGCCCGTCGGCGGCCCGCACCGCATCATAATGGAAAACTTCCAGCATCTCCACCAGAAGGCTGGACATATTCGGATTATCGTCAACAATAAGAATAGTCTTGGCCATAGGCTCCTTCTATCTAATAGAGGAATCGGCAAAAACTTATCAGACTTTAGGTAATTGCACCAGAAAGAGTTTCACCCGCCCCGAGAGCTCCTCGCGGAGAGGTTCAACCCCTTCGCCGGTCAAAGCCGAGAGATAAAATCCCCCTTTGTCGTCCTCGTGACGAATCGCCTCCTCATCGGCCCGGTCTAACTTGTTGTATATCACCAGAGAATCCAGGTGCTGGGCGCCTATTTCGGAGAGAATTCGGTCGGTTTGGGTGATTTTTTCGCGGAAATCCGGGTCGGAATAATCAACCACTTTCAGCAGAAGATTGGCATAGGTTGCCTCCTCCAGGGTCGATTTGAACGAGGCCACCAGTTGATGCGGGAGCTTTTTGATGAACCCGACCGTATCGGTGAAGATTATCTTCTCCGGGTAGCCGGTCGACATCATCCGGCTGGTCGAATCGAGCGTGGTGAAAAGCATGTCGGCCACTTCCACCTCGGCTTTGGTCAGGCGGTTGAACAGGGTCGATTTCCCGGCGTTGGTGTAGCCGATCAGGGCCACTTTGAACATATCCTGACGCGCTTTCCGTTGGGTTTCCCGCTGCAGGCCGAGTCGTTCGATATCCTTCTTTAGATATGCAATTTTCTTGCGTACCCGGCGTCGGTCGGTTTCAAGCTGCGTTTCGCCCGGCCCCTTGGTGCCGATTCCGCCATACTGACGGCTGAAATGCCCCCAGGCGCCGGCCAGGCGCGGAAGCGTATATTCCAATTGAGCCAGTTCCACCTGCATCTTGGCCGCGGCGGTGCGGGCATGAAGAGCAAAAATGTCCAGTATCAGAGCCGAGCGGTCGATCACCTTGACCCCGAATGCCTCCTCCAGATTTCGCTGCTGGGCCGGAGAAAGAGGATCATCAAAGACCACCAGATCGACATTATTCCCCTGAAACTCCTCTTTCAGCTTATCGACCAGCCCCCGCCCGATATAAAAAGCGGCATCCGGCACACGGGTCTGAAGCACTTTCTTGACCACCGCGCCGCCGGCCGAGCGGGTCAGTTCCGCCAGTTCCTCAAGTGAGGCATCCGCCGCCGGTTTCTCGAGCGAATTGCGCGCCAGAGCGATCAGACATGCTTTTTCCGAAATATTCTTTCGCATTGCCGTCATAATTCAAATATAATACCCTTTCTTAAATTGAGATAGCGTTATTAATATGACTTAATGATAGTTTTGTGGGTCGAAATTCCCCCGAATTCCGCCGCTGGCGGAATGAGCGGCGTTTCGATTTTAGGTGTAGGTCAGGAGTCTTGCACTCCTGACAGTACTAAGTAGGGCAGAACCCCAGACGAAGTCTTGTGGTTCTGCCAATAACGGCGGTAGTAAATTTTGACCTGACGCCTGCACCGTTTGAACAAACAATATGACTTCGAGGATATAATGAAAGACCTGAAAAAATTCTCCATCTTTCTCACCCCGGCCGGTGCGGGGATCGCCATCATCTGTTTCTTTTTGCCCTGGGTGAAAGTCTCGTGCGGCACGGTCACGGTGGAGGCCTCCGGCGCGCGGATCGGCGGGATATTCTGGGCGGTGCTGGCCGCCGCCATAATCATCATGCTCTCTTTTTTCTTTTTCTGGAAACGGAAAGAGCTTATTAAAGCCCGGCTGGTGACACTTATCGGCGCCGTATTTTCGGTGGCGGTGATGCTTTACAAATTCATTGACGCCTTTGGCGGCAGCCCCTCGAATATAAATGTTTCCGATATCGGCGGCGTGTTGCGTATCGGTGCTTTTGGCTCATTCGCCGGATTCTTGCTTTCGGTCCTCGGTACCGCCTTTATGATTGATGAAAAAGAAATCAAGCCTAAACCCCGGGTAGGTCAGGAGTCTTGCACTCCTGACAATGATTTGCGAAGCAAATTAAAATAGACCAAATACAATAGGTCGAAATTCCCGCTGAATTTCTTATTGCGGAATGAACGGCGGTTTCGACATATTAGAATGCGAAATCATATAGGATTCATGGCCACACAGACAAGAAATGTTCTGTCGAAAGTGCAGGACTTTCGATCTATAAAACTAAATATATGAGGGCATTTCAATTTTGCAATGATTAATGCCGCTTGACAAGTGAAGGACATTATATTATAGTAGTGCATTATTTCATGATTGATTGAATCGATAGACAAATATGCAAGCAAAGCATTTTTCAGAAATGGTTCAGAATATTGGCAAATACAGAGATGCTTTCTTAGTACTTGTAGGTATAGTCTACTTTGCTGGTTATACGGTAATCTCACTAAGTGCGTTCCATAATAATCTTGGGCCAATGACTATTTTTGATAGCCAATATTTGGTTGCGGGTTTACCAATCTGTTTATTGGCACTCTTTCTCCTGATTGTAGTGAAATATTATTACAGATTCCTTATTAATATTTGGCCCAATTGGGTTGTGAGGCGCAAACGCCCAATCCGCGTCTTAATCATGGTAATTCTAGCAACATTAATAGCTGTATGGTTTCACTATATGCCACACATGCGGCAGCCGCCCTTTCGAACTCCATCAATGGAAGATATATTATATTATGGCGCTGGGTGCGTGCTCACAACCTTATTCATTAATGGCGCATTTAGATATACATATACGGTGTTCAGGCCGAAGAACAGAATAGTTCGCAATTTACATGATTTCATGGAGAATAAGTTCTTCGCTTTCTATAGAATTATCTATAACCCTCTGACTTACATTCTAATCATCTTAGGCATCATTTTGCTGGCCAGTATGTACATGAATTCTATCTATCCCAAGATTCCACAGGAATTCGGTGGAATGAAACCAAGAGTGGCTATACTGGATGTCGTATCTGGTGATCTTTCCAATGAAATGACAAAAGACCTTGGCATACGACAGGATTTGCAGGGAATAGTAGGCCAAACAGATACAATAAATGTCTATTACATCGGCAATGACAATTTGATAATCGGCATCCGTGCAACCGCGACTGCCAAGTCTGGTTGCAGATATGAAATATCGAGGTCTGCAATTAAGTCAATAGAATGGCTCAAATGAAACCGGTAACCCACCCAACGGGTGGGAATTCTCCTCCGCGGTGCTCCGGGTGCACATCAATAACTGTCATTTACCGCCAAACTGCCCTAAGATAACACCATTCGGCGCAAAGTCAAGCTGAAATCTTGCGTGGCCTCCTACAACCCGTTATCACTCATAGTCTTGTAGCGCAAAATCCCGAAGGGTTTTGCGAAATTGACTGGATGCTGGATCAAGTCCAGCATGACAATAATTGGTCTTTCATGGCAAGAAGGCATGTCTGTCTGAAAATGCCCCTATAACTGTCATTCTGGCGAAAGTCCTTAGATCCGACTTTCGGCGGGCCAGAATCCAGCGGTAGGTCGAAATTCCCCCGAATTCCGCTCCAGGCGGAATGAGCGGGGTTTCGACAATCACGCTGCGATTTTTACTTTGAAGGATAAATCAGGGTCGGAAGGCCCCGCTTGGTCGCACGGTACAAGGTCAATGCATGCTCGGAATCCATCTTGATTATAATACGCGCCTCGCCGAACGGCCGCTCCAGCGCCTGCCTCAGTTCCACCATCGTGTTCTGAAATTTCGAACGGGGCTGCCCCACCACCTCACTGCGCACATCCATAATCAGATCATCATCCCAGAGAATCTGAAACCGCTCCGGCACCTCGCGCTGCATCAGGTCAACCTCGGCCCGCACCACCCCACTTACAATCGCCAGCACCGAATCGGAGCTTTTGTCTTTGGCCGCAAAGAGATGCTTTTCCAGGACCGGCCGGATCAACTGCCCGTCGTTACCCATAAAATGCTCGGCAAATTTGTTCATATTATCCGAATTCTTTTCATCCAACTGCAGTGGGTAATCCCAGACCACCGCTCCCTGAAGTTTCAGCAGCAGTTTATTCTCCGCCAAATCAAGCACCAGATAGGTGGCCTTTGTTTTGGCCAGTTTCATCTCCGCCTGTATCAGTTCGTACTCCGTTTCGGCATCGCTTCGGCTCCATGCATTGGCGTTCGTCCCCTCCGCCGATTTGCCGTTGCCGCCGTTCCCCTTGCACCCGGCTATCATGGCGCAGAAAAGAAAACCGCAGACTGATATTATGAGATGACGATTCGTAAATATCATACTTTAGAAAATATAGACATAAGTTCCCATGGGGGACTTATTATACAGTTTTTCCAGATCATCCGAGCCGACCCGAACACAACCATGGGTGACATTGATTCCCAGAAGCCGTTCGTAAATCGTACCGTGAATGAAATAGCCGTCGCCGAAACCCATGGCGAAATCGCCCATCATGTTGGGATCATACCGTTCATCCTCGCTCTTGGGAATCGCCTCGCCCTCCTCCAGAAAAGCCCAGTCCGGTTTCCGCCACCAGGGATGCGGTATTTTGCTGTTGACTTTGAACACCCCGCGCGGCGTGTCGAAAATCCAGTGCCGCCCGGTGGCGGAATCGACATACTCGCCGCCGGAACCAGTCGAGCAAGTCGATTCGAGAAGAACCGAATCCTCGGTGCGAAGGAATATCCGGTTGGCGTGGGTGTCGATCACGATATACGGTTTGGCCGGTTTCACCTTGGCCAGCGCCTTGCGCGCATTCTGAAGTTCCTTCTTGGCCGCCTTGTCGTCCTTGGGAAGATTGACCGCATCGGTATCAAACACCATCGGGGTTTCATCTTTTGTCGGAGGTTTCACGCCGGTCGCCATGAAAAGATACACCGCCGCGCCGCCGATCACTACTATCAGCGGCAGGACTCTATATAGAAGAATCTTTTTCTTGGCCCTTGGTCCGAGCGCCGCACGATGGTCACCGGTGTCCCCGTCGAAACGTAACGCATTAGATGATCCATCTCTTTATTGGTCAGCGCCACGCATCCTTCGGTCCAGTCGCGGTTTCTCCCGCCCTCGCCGTGAATTTCGATCAGCCCGCCGATGTGGGCCCGGCGGGAAATTACCCCGCGTGCCTTATTTTCGGAAAAGCGCGCCCGGTCGGTGGCATTGGGATAATTAAGCAAGAGCGCCTTGTAATATTTGCTATGACCGTTGGTCTTTACGACGCTAATAGTATACTTTCCCTCCGGCGTGGCGCCATCGCCGGAAAACAGTTTCTGATGCGCGGGGTTAAAACCGAGCTCGCAATCATACTTATGTATTACATTACCGTTTTGAATAAGATACGCAATATGCTTCGATTTGTCGATAATTACCGCATGTCCTCCCTCATCCCGGGATTGCGCCACGGTCTCGGCCACCCAGCGCCGCCAGACATGGATTTTCTGGGCCTCGTCATTAATATAATCATCCATTATCGCGGCCATCTTGCGCAATGTCAGCCGGCCATCCGCCGCCGTCTGCCGCGCCGCCTCATATTCACGGTTGAAAATCAATTTCTCGCTCGTGCGGAAGGCCAACTCCGCCTCATTCCATAGATATTCCAGCCGGTAGCGAATCAAGGCGCCGTTAAGCGCCTCACGCCATTCGAGAAGGTCTTTCTGCAAATCACCTCGCTCCGACCGGGCCAGTGAATCCAGGTTCTTAATCTGATTTTCGGTTTCGCTGGCCGCCTTATTGGCGGTCGTCAGCGCCAGTTTCAAAATTGAATCGGCCGCTTTGTAGTTGCGAAAAGGGGCCAGACGTCCGTTCTGACGCGCCATTTCCATCCATCCGGCCTGAACCAGTTTTTCTGCGGAACGATATGTCTTTTCGGAATAATGCAGCGCTCCCCCACGGGAGGCTTTATCCAGAGCACGTTTGGCGTTGTCCAATGCGACCAGGGGCGGGTCCTGACAGCCAATAACAAAGACGGCAAGAACCGCAACCAGAATCAATCCGGATCCGGCGCCTGTCAATGCTTTCAAAATCAACCTCGGATAATCCCCTGATGTAAGTGCTGAAGGTTTCTGAGAGGGTCGCTTTCAAGAAACGACCCCCGCAGTAAAAGGTGCGTAAAGACCGTAGTCAGAAAACTACTTGCCTTTCTTTTTCTCCACCGCCATGGCTATTTCGTTGATAATGCTGTTAGCCTTGGCAATGACCGCCTCGACTTTAGACTTGGCAACTTTAAACTTGCCACCGTTGAAGTCGTTCTTGGCTTCCTCGAACTGGGCGCCGAGTCCGGTCAGATCATTCTTGATCAGCTCGATCTCAGCTCTGTTACCCTTTCCGATAGGAGCTTTTTTGAGGACGGCAGCGGCGGAATCGATTGCGGCCTGAGCCTGAGTGATGAGAGTCATCACTTCCTGTCTGACACGCTCTTTCTCGGTTGCGGCCAGAGTAGCGGCGTTGTCGGCCAGAGCTTTAGCACGAATAAACATTTCTTTCGATTTGCCGTAGCTGCGGAAAAGCGCGAACTTCGAGTCCTGCTCCTGCTTGGCGGCCATGGCAGCATTCAATGTGTCTGACGCCGTTCTGTAGGCATCCGACACATACTCCTCGGCCTCGGCAGTCCTGGCGGCGTCAAGAGCGGCCGACGCGGCCTGCATCTCAACCTCAGGCGCCTTGCTGCATCCGGCTATCGCCAGAAGCCCCAGGGCGGCAAGAACCAGCAAAATACGCTTTAACATGTTGACATTCCTTTCTGTCCGTAAAATCGGACGAAAAAAAAGGACACGTGCAGGCCGAAAGAGCCGGCACACATCCC
Encoded proteins:
- a CDS encoding Smr/MutS family protein; the protein is MTEDNPDYIELPIDGVLDLHTFDPKDVKQLIPDYIDACLEKGIMHMRIIHGKGQGVLRTIVHSILDKHPAVLRYRLDSQSSSSWGATLVDLKKD
- a CDS encoding response regulator, coding for MAKTILIVDDNPNMSSLLVEMLEVFHYDAVRAADGHEALSRIENNDIAMVITDMRMPRMSGLELLQNIKERNPKLPVVLISGYSVDEVGSDIVKSKADGFLNKPFMMSDIEKLLSNLL
- the hflX gene encoding GTPase HflX, with protein sequence MRKNISEKACLIALARNSLEKPAADASLEELAELTRSAGGAVVKKVLQTRVPDAAFYIGRGLVDKLKEEFQGNNVDLVVFDDPLSPAQQRNLEEAFGVKVIDRSALILDIFALHARTAAAKMQVELAQLEYTLPRLAGAWGHFSRQYGGIGTKGPGETQLETDRRRVRKKIAYLKKDIERLGLQRETQRKARQDMFKVALIGYTNAGKSTLFNRLTKAEVEVADMLFTTLDSTSRMMSTGYPEKIIFTDTVGFIKKLPHQLVASFKSTLEEATYANLLLKVVDYSDPDFREKITQTDRILSEIGAQHLDSLVIYNKLDRADEEAIRHEDDKGGFYLSALTGEGVEPLREELSGRVKLFLVQLPKV
- a CDS encoding L,D-transpeptidase, producing MKPPTKDETPMVFDTDAVNLPKDDKAAKKELQNARKALAKVKPAKPYIVIDTHANRIFLRTEDSVLLESTCSTGSGGEYVDSATGRHWIFDTPRGVFKVNSKIPHPWWRKPDWAFLEEGEAIPKSEDERYDPNMMGDFAMGFGDGYFIHGTIYERLLGINVTHGCVRVGSDDLEKLYNKSPMGTYVYIF
- a CDS encoding L,D-transpeptidase, with protein sequence MKALTGAGSGLILVAVLAVFVIGCQDPPLVALDNAKRALDKASRGGALHYSEKTYRSAEKLVQAGWMEMARQNGRLAPFRNYKAADSILKLALTTANKAASETENQIKNLDSLARSERGDLQKDLLEWREALNGALIRYRLEYLWNEAELAFRTSEKLIFNREYEAARQTAADGRLTLRKMAAIMDDYINDEAQKIHVWRRWVAETVAQSRDEGGHAVIIDKSKHIAYLIQNGNVIHKYDCELGFNPAHQKLFSGDGATPEGKYTISVVKTNGHSKYYKALLLNYPNATDRARFSENKARGVISRRAHIGGLIEIHGEGGRNRDWTEGCVALTNKEMDHLMRYVSTGTPVTIVRRSDQGPRKRFFYIESCR